A part of Deinococcus multiflagellatus genomic DNA contains:
- a CDS encoding carboxypeptidase-like regulatory domain-containing protein, producing the protein MPMSRLLLLALTVSTLAACGGGTGQTSPTPPAPSVPGPAQPAPMPTPTPNPTPAPAPGAYTVTGRILTESGQPLAGVEVTATHTVSYTYGTAKTDAQGRYTIALPQQLGSWDVVAYRALTACGQTFEVRLAPEVDTPFAGAQGAVRDFVYRKENAPRGKVYDYIDNSDVEIDYSTLEVTFTPDGPNAAGSTEAFTVKYPFGYGLPDMPLGAYFVTASHQRGGQKEGLLIKTRDNPTYAPRVRGCFLPDSHYGPTLELFWKNP; encoded by the coding sequence ATGCCTATGTCCCGACTGCTGCTGCTTGCCCTGACCGTTTCGACCCTCGCTGCCTGCGGAGGGGGCACCGGCCAGACTTCGCCCACGCCCCCCGCTCCATCAGTGCCCGGCCCCGCACAGCCCGCGCCCATGCCCACCCCCACGCCCAACCCCACCCCGGCGCCGGCCCCCGGCGCATACACCGTCACCGGCCGCATCCTCACGGAAAGCGGGCAGCCGCTGGCCGGCGTCGAGGTGACAGCCACGCACACGGTCTCGTACACCTACGGCACGGCGAAAACCGATGCCCAGGGGCGCTACACCATCGCGCTGCCTCAGCAGCTGGGGTCGTGGGACGTGGTGGCCTACAGGGCCTTGACCGCCTGCGGGCAAACCTTCGAGGTGCGCTTAGCGCCCGAGGTGGACACGCCCTTTGCGGGTGCCCAGGGGGCGGTTCGGGACTTCGTGTACCGCAAAGAGAACGCGCCCAGGGGCAAGGTGTACGACTACATCGACAACTCGGATGTGGAGATTGACTACAGCACCCTGGAAGTGACCTTCACGCCCGACGGCCCGAATGCGGCGGGAAGCACCGAGGCCTTCACCGTCAAGTATCCCTTCGGCTATGGCCTGCCGGACATGCCCCTGGGGGCGTATTTCGTCACGGCCAGCCATCAGCGCGGCGGCCAGAAAGAGGGGCTGCTGATCAAAACGCGCGACAACCCCACCTACGCGCCCCGCGTCCGAGGCTGCTTTCTGCCGGACAGCCACTACGGCCCCACGCTGGAACTGTTCTGGAAAAACCCCTGA
- a CDS encoding carboxypeptidase-like regulatory domain-containing protein, which translates to MPVSRRLLLALTLTTLSACGGAAPGPPPAPPAGPSAPTPGPRGEAVPFVVSGRVLNVLGEPFVNREVVAIHEASGATVTARTDAQGRYAIAVPNRPGPWEVKVIYAVSGGGELDLYPWGPDDNPDPFLAADGAVRNFVYTNGHRVYGTVDVGIARSDLVLDDSLELTLTPVVPNALGHTAPLILRPRASLDRAARTVPLGWYRVSAVQTVDGQTVPLLVSSTLNPTPAFAVEAQFSNLYQGEHALTLRFWPQD; encoded by the coding sequence ATGCCCGTGTCCCGACGACTGCTGCTGGCCCTTACCCTGACCACCCTGTCTGCCTGTGGCGGGGCCGCCCCAGGCCCCCCCCCAGCGCCGCCCGCCGGTCCCAGTGCGCCCACGCCGGGCCCCAGGGGAGAGGCCGTGCCCTTCGTGGTGTCTGGCCGCGTGCTGAACGTCCTGGGCGAACCCTTCGTGAACCGGGAGGTGGTGGCAATCCACGAGGCCAGCGGCGCGACAGTCACGGCCCGCACCGACGCCCAGGGCCGGTACGCCATCGCCGTGCCCAACCGGCCCGGCCCCTGGGAGGTCAAGGTGATCTACGCGGTCAGTGGGGGCGGCGAGCTGGACCTGTACCCGTGGGGGCCGGACGACAATCCTGATCCCTTCCTGGCTGCCGACGGGGCCGTGCGGAACTTCGTGTACACCAACGGCCACCGCGTTTACGGCACCGTGGATGTGGGGATTGCCCGCTCTGACCTCGTGCTGGACGACAGCCTGGAACTCACCCTGACCCCGGTCGTGCCCAATGCGCTGGGTCACACGGCGCCCCTCATCCTTCGCCCCAGGGCCAGCCTGGACCGGGCCGCGCGCACCGTGCCGCTGGGCTGGTACCGCGTGAGTGCGGTGCAGACGGTGGACGGTCAGACCGTGCCGCTGCTCGTCAGTTCGACCCTGAACCCCACCCCGGCCTTCGCGGTTGAGGCGCAGTTTTCTAACCTGTATCAGGGCGAGCACGCCCTGACCCTGCGCTTCTGGCCCCAGGACTAA
- a CDS encoding NAD-dependent malic enzyme: MTRPPLPLTDHYDVRRDPAGGRYLRPLVRGFSLLRFPLLNKGTAFTEAERRALGLDGLLAPQIDTLDELVERQYAEYRAIPEPLDKHVFLRNLQDRNEVLFYALLSQHVEEMLPIVYTPTVGRAVQEFSRIYRYPRGLTLSTRTIDRAAQALANVPLNDVRIIVATDSSAILGIGDQGFGGMAISIGKLSLYTVAGGVGPDKTLPVELDVGTARADLREDPGYLGVKHERLTGDAYLSFLDRFVEATLERYPKAIIQWEDFAKDAAFEVLARYRRVVPSFNDDIQGTGAVVLAGVLGACRVRGERFADQVMVVHGAGAGGAGVAAALRDGLRREGLSPEEIARRVYVLDSRGLLVDDRPMEPYKQALATPRAQVAGWAGLGLETVIREAGATALLGLSGQAGIFSEAVVRAAQTNTPRPLIFPLSNPTANSEALPEDLLRWTGGQAMVATGSPFAPVTLDGVTHEIGQGNNAFIFPGLGFGAILARVREITDDMVAAAAFALADYTAAQWPGRIYPPVSDLRGASLQVAAAVIQQALRDGVATEFALRGLNDDALRSAVERAFWQPDYLPFRLDEGEAAGD; the protein is encoded by the coding sequence GTGACCCGCCCCCCCCTGCCCCTGACCGACCACTACGACGTGCGCCGCGACCCCGCCGGCGGGCGCTACCTGCGGCCCCTGGTGCGCGGGTTCTCGCTGCTGCGCTTTCCGCTGCTGAACAAGGGCACCGCCTTTACCGAAGCCGAGCGCCGCGCCCTGGGCTTAGACGGCCTGCTGGCCCCGCAGATCGACACGCTGGACGAACTGGTCGAGCGGCAGTACGCCGAGTACCGCGCTATCCCGGAGCCCCTGGACAAACATGTGTTTCTGCGCAACCTGCAGGACCGCAACGAGGTGCTGTTCTACGCGCTGCTCTCGCAGCATGTTGAGGAGATGCTGCCCATCGTGTACACGCCCACCGTGGGGCGGGCGGTGCAGGAATTCAGCCGCATCTACCGCTACCCGCGCGGCCTGACCCTGAGCACCCGGACCATTGACCGCGCGGCGCAGGCGCTGGCCAACGTGCCCCTGAACGACGTGCGGATCATCGTGGCGACCGATTCCAGCGCGATTCTGGGGATTGGCGACCAGGGCTTCGGCGGCATGGCGATTTCCATTGGCAAGCTCTCGCTGTACACGGTGGCGGGCGGGGTGGGGCCGGACAAGACCCTGCCGGTGGAACTGGACGTGGGCACCGCCCGCGCCGACCTGCGCGAGGACCCCGGCTACCTGGGCGTGAAGCACGAACGCCTGACCGGCGACGCGTACCTGAGCTTTCTGGACCGCTTCGTGGAGGCCACGCTGGAGCGCTACCCCAAGGCGATTATTCAGTGGGAGGACTTTGCCAAGGACGCGGCCTTTGAGGTGCTCGCGCGCTACCGGCGGGTGGTGCCCAGCTTCAACGACGATATTCAGGGCACGGGCGCGGTGGTGCTGGCCGGGGTGCTGGGGGCCTGCCGGGTCAGGGGCGAGCGGTTTGCCGATCAGGTGATGGTGGTGCACGGCGCCGGGGCCGGGGGCGCCGGGGTGGCCGCTGCCCTGCGCGACGGCCTGCGCCGCGAAGGCCTGAGCCCTGAAGAGATTGCCCGGCGCGTGTACGTGCTGGATTCCCGTGGGCTGCTGGTGGATGACCGCCCTATGGAACCCTACAAGCAGGCGCTGGCCACGCCCCGCGCGCAGGTGGCCGGGTGGGCGGGCCTGGGCCTGGAAACGGTGATCCGCGAGGCTGGGGCCACCGCACTGTTGGGGCTGTCGGGGCAGGCGGGGATTTTCAGCGAGGCCGTGGTGCGCGCGGCGCAGACCAACACGCCGCGCCCGCTGATCTTTCCGCTGTCCAACCCCACGGCCAACAGCGAGGCCCTGCCCGAAGACCTGCTGCGCTGGACCGGCGGGCAGGCGATGGTGGCGACCGGCAGCCCCTTTGCGCCGGTCACGCTGGACGGGGTCACGCACGAGATCGGGCAGGGCAACAACGCCTTTATCTTCCCGGGGCTGGGCTTTGGCGCCATTCTGGCCCGCGTGCGCGAAATCACCGACGACATGGTGGCTGCCGCTGCCTTCGCCCTGGCCGACTACACGGCGGCGCAGTGGCCGGGGCGCATTTATCCCCCGGTGTCGGACCTGCGCGGCGCCAGCCTGCAGGTGGCCGCCGCCGTGATCCAGCAGGCCCTGCGCGACGGCGTGGCCACCGAATTTGCCCTGCGCGGCCTGAACGACGACGCGCTGCGCTCGGCCGTGGAACGCGCTTTCTGGCAGCCCGACTACCTGCCCTTTCGCCTGGACGAAGGCGAGGCGGCGGGCGACTGA
- a CDS encoding BTAD domain-containing putative transcriptional regulator — protein MKSAPWQLLAFGKPRLLDPAGQAVRCEARTLALLSYLALEGPTPRSRLAGLLWPETAESAARNNLVHLLRRMAKSHHPDLIQAGEAVALGTALDSDLRGWTEGSHTASAEVPGGALLDGLSFDEQPDLAEWLLAQRERLDAARVGRLAAAAASAEDAGDLEGAVALARRLLDLDPLSEDGWRRLMRLHYLSGDRPAALRAYHRCQEVLARELGVDPLPETRELARLIDQGAVQGPARPAAPRIPLAVRRPPVLVGRADAWAQMDAAWARGQGVILMGEPGVGKTRLALDFLAEHGGGMRFEGRPGDAGLLYATHARTYGQVLAAYPDLELPDWVRGELSRILPALGGSPEAITSEAQKLRFWQAKVEVLGRALARGLRHMVFDDVQYMDEASVEAGGFVFAQLGWGQPDAPYRTIHTVRKGELTPFQEGMLQTLVGAGLVVLIELEPLGDEAVGDLVAQLELPGGEQLAGRLARFTGGNPLLLLETARSLHEAQARTGTLPGTLPLPEKASAVISSRLSRLSGPALHAARAAAVLQSDFDLETVAEVLRAPLLEVAAAWEELEAAQIVQGEGFAHDLVAETLRQDTPQGVRRLLHRAAARTLSTQTRAAPARVAEHWLAGGDPGQAAPWLRRAAQAAWQTGRQAEAAHLFAQAAEHFGPVDREAAFEALALRAEVLANMDDDAHAQARRTLHEQAVTPLERATAFMQDYRALEGGMDPAQIEPVVHSGLAALRAAEPNPAAWLVEAQLTEGLALLAFMRGQHEDTLTHLRRMADLGAQAGSLEWQAKAEEGLGLALSAGAPREARTHLERAEALHLRRGDLLRAGSSLAKLARVLCELGEFGTAQELVARGAAHLDRLDANHGERVSLRFAQVMVAQGLGDLALAGALYAQATREHAAQHTALLGAFPVLQARTLRLGGQPQAAWAEVALARDGRPFPPHLGALRALEEAAILHALGQSPQADAALTEAERHLHAAPNVAWQARLHDLRAAHLGAEAGHPHRAAAQALRAAHGLPERHWSAL, from the coding sequence ATGAAGAGCGCGCCCTGGCAGCTGCTGGCCTTTGGCAAACCGCGCCTGCTGGACCCCGCCGGGCAGGCGGTGCGCTGCGAGGCCCGCACCCTGGCCCTGCTGAGTTACCTGGCCCTGGAAGGCCCCACTCCACGCTCGCGGCTGGCCGGGTTGCTGTGGCCCGAAACCGCTGAAAGTGCGGCGCGCAACAACCTCGTGCACCTGTTGCGCCGCATGGCCAAAAGCCACCACCCGGACCTGATTCAGGCGGGCGAGGCGGTGGCCCTGGGCACGGCCCTGGACTCGGACCTGCGGGGCTGGACCGAGGGCAGCCACACCGCCAGCGCCGAGGTGCCGGGCGGCGCCCTGCTGGACGGCCTGAGTTTCGACGAACAGCCAGACCTGGCCGAGTGGCTGCTGGCCCAGCGCGAGCGCCTGGACGCCGCGCGGGTGGGGCGGCTGGCCGCCGCTGCCGCCAGCGCCGAGGACGCGGGCGACCTGGAGGGCGCCGTCGCCTTGGCCCGGCGCCTGCTGGACCTGGACCCGCTGTCCGAGGACGGCTGGCGGCGCCTGATGCGGCTGCACTACCTTTCCGGGGATCGCCCCGCCGCGCTGCGGGCTTACCACCGCTGCCAGGAGGTGCTGGCGCGCGAACTGGGCGTGGACCCGCTGCCCGAAACGCGCGAGCTGGCCCGCCTGATTGACCAGGGCGCGGTGCAGGGGCCCGCCCGGCCCGCCGCGCCGCGCATTCCGCTGGCGGTGCGCCGCCCGCCCGTGCTGGTGGGCCGCGCCGACGCCTGGGCCCAGATGGACGCCGCCTGGGCGCGGGGCCAGGGCGTGATCCTGATGGGTGAACCGGGCGTGGGCAAAACGCGCCTCGCCCTGGATTTTCTGGCCGAACACGGCGGCGGCATGCGCTTCGAGGGCCGCCCCGGCGACGCCGGTCTACTGTACGCCACCCACGCCCGCACCTACGGCCAGGTGCTCGCCGCCTACCCCGATCTGGAGCTGCCCGACTGGGTGCGCGGGGAACTGTCGCGCATTCTGCCCGCCCTGGGGGGCAGCCCCGAAGCCATCACCTCGGAAGCCCAGAAACTGCGCTTCTGGCAGGCCAAGGTGGAGGTGCTGGGCCGGGCCCTGGCGCGCGGGCTGCGCCACATGGTCTTTGACGACGTGCAGTACATGGACGAAGCCAGCGTGGAGGCGGGGGGCTTCGTGTTCGCCCAGCTGGGCTGGGGCCAGCCGGACGCCCCGTACCGCACCATCCATACGGTGCGCAAGGGCGAACTGACGCCCTTTCAGGAGGGGATGCTGCAGACCCTGGTGGGCGCCGGGCTGGTGGTCCTGATTGAGCTGGAGCCCCTGGGCGACGAGGCGGTGGGGGACCTGGTGGCGCAGCTGGAACTGCCCGGCGGCGAGCAGCTGGCCGGGCGACTGGCGCGCTTTACCGGGGGCAACCCGCTGCTGCTGCTGGAAACCGCGCGCAGCCTGCACGAGGCCCAGGCCCGCACCGGCACCCTCCCCGGCACCCTGCCGCTGCCCGAAAAGGCCAGCGCCGTGATTTCCTCGCGCCTCTCGCGCCTTTCTGGTCCGGCGCTGCACGCGGCGCGGGCGGCAGCGGTGCTGCAAAGCGACTTTGATCTGGAAACGGTGGCCGAGGTGCTGCGCGCCCCACTGCTGGAGGTGGCCGCTGCCTGGGAAGAACTGGAAGCCGCGCAGATTGTGCAGGGCGAGGGCTTTGCCCACGACCTCGTCGCCGAAACGCTGCGCCAGGACACCCCCCAGGGGGTGCGCCGGCTGCTGCACCGCGCGGCGGCCCGCACCCTGAGCACCCAGACCCGCGCCGCGCCGGCCCGGGTGGCCGAACACTGGCTGGCGGGCGGCGACCCGGGGCAGGCCGCGCCGTGGCTGCGCCGGGCCGCCCAGGCCGCGTGGCAAACCGGGCGCCAGGCCGAAGCCGCCCACCTGTTTGCCCAGGCCGCCGAGCACTTTGGCCCCGTGGACCGCGAGGCTGCCTTTGAGGCGCTGGCCCTGCGCGCCGAGGTGCTGGCGAATATGGACGACGACGCGCACGCGCAGGCCCGGCGCACCCTGCACGAACAGGCCGTGACCCCGCTGGAGCGCGCCACCGCCTTTATGCAGGATTACCGCGCGCTGGAAGGCGGCATGGACCCCGCCCAGATTGAGCCGGTGGTGCATTCGGGCCTGGCGGCCCTGCGCGCCGCCGAGCCGAACCCAGCCGCGTGGCTGGTGGAAGCCCAGCTGACCGAGGGGCTGGCCCTGCTGGCGTTTATGCGCGGCCAGCACGAGGACACCCTGACCCACCTGCGCCGGATGGCCGACCTGGGGGCGCAGGCGGGTTCGCTGGAGTGGCAGGCCAAGGCCGAAGAGGGCCTGGGGCTGGCCCTGAGTGCGGGCGCCCCGCGTGAGGCCCGGACGCACCTGGAACGGGCCGAGGCCCTGCACCTGCGCCGGGGCGACCTGTTGCGGGCCGGGTCCAGCCTCGCCAAGCTGGCGCGGGTGCTGTGCGAACTGGGTGAGTTCGGGACCGCCCAGGAGCTGGTGGCCCGGGGCGCGGCGCACCTGGACCGCCTGGATGCCAACCACGGCGAGCGGGTGTCCCTGCGCTTTGCGCAGGTGATGGTGGCGCAGGGCCTGGGCGATCTGGCGCTGGCCGGGGCCCTGTACGCGCAGGCCACGCGCGAGCACGCCGCCCAGCACACAGCGCTGCTGGGCGCCTTTCCGGTGCTGCAGGCCCGCACCCTGCGGCTGGGCGGGCAGCCCCAGGCCGCCTGGGCCGAGGTCGCGCTCGCGCGGGACGGGCGCCCCTTCCCCCCTCACCTGGGCGCGCTCCGGGCCCTGGAAGAGGCCGCCATCCTGCACGCCCTGGGCCAGAGCCCCCAGGCCGACGCCGCCCTGACAGAAGCCGAGCGCCACCTGCACGCCGCGCCGAACGTGGCGTGGCAGGCCCGTCTGCACGACCTGCGCGCCGCCCACCTGGGCGCCGAGGCCGGACATCCCCACCGCGCAGCGGCCCAGGCCCTGCGTGCCGCCCACGGCCTGCCGGAGCGGCACTGGAGCGCGCTGTAG
- a CDS encoding Ig-like domain-containing protein — protein MRTLSALLPLLTTFTLLSACAPPPAPTSPTPAPQPGPAPTPSPTPSPTPPTPGPAGALNLSSTELVLAPGAEHALRLSATDAGGQPSPAPSGTWRSENPAVASVDGSGRVRAHTLGTTRVVFQAGEQRLSLPVTVAALTPGAQALPAGAALSAPEAVNPRALPLPGALFTVDLKASAAPAVGALVVQTDGAFFAGRVQAVSPQGASVRVTLARVSPGEVFSAYDFRAAGHLSSENAQGTLSPLKYAVPRTLALAQEEFPLGPLTCVASTDMVINPSTLEVKFQNVLDFDLVLRDDQAGQGRLRVKTSGQVSATLSGALKIGANFTGKVECKKADLVAVPIPVSGPIGFFISPVVNLGLTVSAGGAFAVGAADLGFQGAAKANVDLGFEYLEGKGLTNLSTAGGSADLIPRLAYTGSPEATFKAELFAGPTASLAVGNALATAELLTLSVGPVLEADLAGTDLQVADATYSSGYNLRLQAKVEPGSAVADLIKALVKGVSEEIKESSLALTVEVPLSVSPSGGAQADTRRYQKGDVVFVKANLDAANTHFLGIYNVRAVELYRLERSESGARTARKLAEVTAATDQERFALAWTADTEGQVEGELFLFVRTSLLPFLPLEVGGVSPSSLKVTPEQTHLSAGRPLTLKAEGEGGQRADVTWSASGGTVSPDGVFQASVPGTYTVTATARDGSARASAQVKVSTLEVRPSGLTLRPGERRELAAILDGKQVNSDEVRWLPQEGTVSPEGVLTASARPGTYTVAAFVGEGSELVAEMQYTVKLPAMRVSLNFGAQTATVVTTTSTFPPVYPTLSSTMSTQDKLRRSWQGILTAHGGEIVQDSVWRPFEAVTGEVKVDLMSERATTSSSTGECIDTIDPVSGARGYVATSWGGTSRRTTESSALHFGSSALLEYRLRPGPGGEVILDVRLPEDRSPRTGQVTEQDTGWGRAPTWFTNACAPVESSPLSSVPLSGTDTLQEATMSLPLSAFSTERHWEARVTPAQLGYAPDDAGLSGTIVIRVELVDEP, from the coding sequence ATGCGTACCCTGTCTGCCCTGCTGCCCCTGCTGACCACCTTCACGCTGCTTTCAGCCTGTGCGCCGCCGCCGGCCCCCACGTCGCCCACGCCCGCGCCGCAGCCCGGCCCCGCGCCCACGCCGAGCCCTACGCCGAGCCCCACGCCGCCCACCCCCGGCCCGGCGGGCGCCCTGAACCTGTCGAGCACCGAACTGGTGCTGGCCCCCGGCGCCGAACACGCCCTGCGCCTGAGCGCCACGGACGCGGGCGGCCAGCCCAGCCCCGCGCCCAGCGGGACGTGGCGCAGCGAGAACCCGGCGGTTGCCAGCGTGGACGGCAGCGGCCGGGTGCGCGCCCACACGCTGGGCACCACGCGCGTGGTCTTTCAGGCGGGCGAGCAGCGCCTGAGCCTGCCCGTCACGGTGGCGGCGCTGACGCCCGGCGCCCAGGCGCTGCCGGCTGGGGCCGCGCTCTCGGCCCCGGAGGCGGTGAATCCGCGCGCTCTGCCGCTGCCCGGGGCGCTGTTCACGGTGGACCTCAAGGCCAGTGCGGCGCCCGCCGTGGGCGCGCTGGTGGTGCAGACCGACGGCGCCTTTTTCGCCGGGCGCGTGCAGGCGGTCTCGCCCCAGGGGGCCAGCGTGCGCGTCACCCTGGCGCGCGTCTCGCCGGGCGAGGTGTTCTCGGCCTACGATTTCCGCGCCGCCGGGCACCTGAGCAGCGAGAATGCCCAGGGCACCCTCAGCCCTCTGAAGTACGCCGTGCCGCGCACCCTGGCTCTGGCGCAGGAAGAGTTCCCCCTGGGCCCGCTGACCTGCGTGGCGTCCACGGATATGGTGATTAACCCGTCCACCCTGGAAGTCAAATTTCAGAACGTGCTGGACTTTGATCTGGTGCTGCGCGACGACCAGGCCGGTCAGGGCCGGCTGCGGGTCAAGACCTCGGGGCAGGTGAGCGCCACCCTCTCCGGCGCGCTGAAGATCGGCGCGAATTTCACCGGCAAGGTGGAGTGCAAAAAGGCCGATCTGGTGGCGGTGCCCATTCCGGTCAGCGGGCCCATCGGCTTTTTTATCAGCCCGGTGGTGAACCTGGGCCTGACCGTCAGTGCGGGCGGGGCCTTTGCGGTGGGGGCCGCCGACCTGGGCTTTCAGGGGGCCGCCAAGGCGAACGTGGACCTGGGCTTTGAATACCTGGAAGGCAAGGGCCTGACCAACCTGTCCACGGCGGGCGGCAGCGCCGACCTCATCCCCCGGCTGGCCTACACCGGCAGCCCCGAGGCCACCTTCAAGGCCGAGCTGTTTGCGGGCCCCACCGCCTCGCTGGCCGTGGGCAACGCGCTGGCCACCGCCGAACTGCTGACCCTGAGCGTGGGCCCGGTGCTGGAAGCCGACCTGGCCGGCACCGACCTGCAGGTGGCCGACGCCACGTACAGCTCGGGGTACAACCTGCGCCTGCAGGCCAAGGTGGAACCCGGCTCGGCGGTGGCAGACCTGATCAAGGCGCTGGTCAAGGGGGTCAGCGAGGAGATCAAGGAATCCAGCCTCGCCCTGACCGTCGAAGTGCCCCTCAGCGTGTCGCCCAGTGGGGGCGCGCAGGCGGACACGCGCCGCTACCAGAAAGGCGACGTGGTGTTCGTCAAGGCCAACCTGGACGCTGCCAACACCCATTTCCTGGGGATCTACAACGTGCGGGCGGTCGAACTGTACCGCCTGGAGCGCTCCGAGAGCGGCGCGCGCACGGCCCGCAAGCTGGCCGAGGTGACGGCAGCGACCGACCAGGAACGCTTCGCCCTGGCCTGGACGGCCGACACCGAGGGGCAGGTGGAAGGCGAACTGTTCCTGTTCGTGCGCACCTCGCTGCTGCCCTTTCTGCCGCTGGAGGTGGGCGGCGTAAGCCCCAGCAGTCTTAAAGTGACGCCCGAACAGACCCACCTGAGCGCCGGGCGCCCGCTGACCCTGAAAGCAGAGGGTGAAGGCGGCCAGCGCGCCGACGTAACCTGGAGCGCCAGCGGCGGGACGGTCAGCCCGGACGGCGTGTTTCAGGCCAGTGTGCCCGGCACCTATACCGTGACCGCCACGGCGCGGGACGGTTCGGCGCGCGCCTCGGCGCAGGTGAAGGTGAGCACCCTGGAGGTGCGCCCTTCTGGACTGACCCTGCGCCCCGGCGAGCGGCGCGAGCTGGCCGCCATCCTGGACGGCAAGCAGGTGAATAGCGATGAGGTGCGCTGGCTGCCGCAGGAAGGCACTGTGAGCCCGGAAGGTGTGCTGACCGCCAGCGCCCGCCCCGGCACCTATACCGTGGCCGCGTTCGTGGGCGAGGGCAGTGAACTGGTGGCCGAGATGCAGTACACCGTCAAGCTTCCCGCCATGCGCGTGAGCCTGAACTTTGGCGCGCAGACGGCCACGGTGGTCACCACCACGTCCACCTTCCCCCCTGTGTATCCAACGCTCAGCAGCACCATGAGCACCCAGGACAAGCTGCGCCGCTCGTGGCAGGGCATCCTGACCGCGCATGGTGGCGAGATAGTCCAGGACAGCGTGTGGCGCCCCTTCGAGGCCGTGACCGGCGAGGTCAAGGTGGACTTGATGTCTGAGCGCGCCACCACCTCCAGCAGTACGGGTGAATGCATTGATACCATTGATCCAGTTTCCGGGGCGAGAGGCTACGTCGCCACCTCGTGGGGCGGCACCTCCCGGCGAACCACCGAAAGCTCGGCCCTGCACTTCGGGTCGTCGGCTTTACTGGAATACCGGCTGCGCCCCGGACCCGGCGGCGAGGTGATCCTGGACGTGCGGTTGCCGGAAGATCGGTCGCCCCGCACCGGGCAGGTCACCGAGCAGGACACCGGCTGGGGCCGGGCACCCACCTGGTTCACCAATGCTTGCGCGCCTGTGGAGAGTTCACCCCTGTCGTCGGTGCCTCTAAGTGGGACTGACACGCTCCAGGAAGCCACCATGAGCCTGCCCCTGAGTGCCTTTAGCACCGAGCGCCACTGGGAAGCGCGCGTGACCCCGGCCCAGCTGGGCTACGCCCCGGATGACGCCGGCCTGAGCGGCACCATCGTGATTCGCGTGGAGCTGGTCGACGAGCCCTGA
- a CDS encoding carboxypeptidase-like regulatory domain-containing protein yields the protein MNPTRLLLLALTVSTLSACGGAHSAQPAPTTPAPGVPSPTPPSTPNPGAARPFHMVGVVRNSQGTALAGVRVGADNTVLDGSEVWTTTDAQGRYDLDLSKMPILNSWTAVAHLDVDYNGKAYTLTPELDSTAPFVGQDGAVRNFTLKLVGKSPNGGFYGALFYASAGFSSAGEVPTFGDVELTLTPSGPLIDGTKGQPIVLHDDQTPFEVPQGRYTVTARSLSGQGAIWLKPRGGQYAPSATVDMQYWAGTGMTLEVDMIHPRP from the coding sequence ATGAACCCGACCCGACTGCTGCTGCTTGCCCTGACCGTTTCGACCCTCTCGGCTTGTGGGGGTGCCCACTCGGCACAGCCCGCACCCACCACGCCGGCCCCCGGGGTGCCCTCGCCCACCCCGCCCAGCACCCCCAATCCCGGTGCGGCCCGTCCTTTCCACATGGTTGGGGTGGTCAGAAATTCTCAGGGAACCGCGCTGGCCGGCGTGCGCGTTGGCGCCGACAACACGGTGCTTGACGGCTCGGAGGTCTGGACGACCACCGACGCGCAGGGCCGCTACGACCTTGACCTGTCGAAGATGCCGATTCTGAATTCATGGACCGCCGTGGCCCACCTGGACGTGGACTACAACGGCAAAGCGTACACCCTGACGCCCGAACTCGACAGCACCGCGCCCTTCGTGGGCCAAGACGGCGCAGTGCGCAACTTTACCCTCAAGCTCGTGGGCAAATCACCCAACGGCGGGTTTTACGGCGCACTGTTCTACGCCAGCGCCGGCTTCTCGTCAGCTGGCGAGGTGCCCACCTTCGGTGACGTGGAACTCACCCTGACCCCCTCTGGCCCGCTGATTGACGGCACCAAGGGTCAACCCATCGTGCTGCACGACGACCAGACCCCTTTCGAGGTGCCGCAGGGGCGGTACACGGTGACGGCCCGCTCTCTGTCCGGTCAGGGGGCTATCTGGCTGAAGCCACGGGGCGGCCAGTACGCGCCGAGCGCAACCGTGGACATGCAGTACTGGGCCGGCACCGGCATGACCCTCGAAGTGGACATGATTCACCCCCGGCCATAG